From the genome of Leishmania panamensis strain MHOM/PA/94/PSC-1 chromosome 4 sequence, one region includes:
- a CDS encoding hypothetical protein (TriTrypDB/GeneDB-style sysID: LpmP.04.0780), with translation MNFTASDRTRRSAAGTDSSSARGRHNRCSSANARCSGDAESSEHRTSSSRRHHPQHRYQRHQQPDDRELSESSLATSSLKERRGSQAQEPQHHSLDDTSARRLSSSQSSRLPPRRHEQLSLTDGSGERQGSFAATPLSSTASEMMRSNSELARPNSVAAVLAKDSTPISSRNAAGCTAVAATAPAPSPSSFRQSPPSSNFSAEPPAVESGNAVYSIASASQSSAHQPASSQLEAVIILSSPTATSLVSLEASTAQPDRSVHSWQQSIRLRAENRPPSLTSAGRSDHSTARSGPPPPPAPRLTSSHRLHAGVANLALSSSSASVRTHASEAASQTSSKPKRASEAPSVSGADKACNETTEGAADGGITPALHPSAAASSAGVSVVADAAVTTPQPPSVRSRTSSTVVGVERRSGPSVCPEGGEASSTARSAASSVHQQLLPRGDSYQESQSRPRHGSGARLPSPASASLTPASSVASTSPLKASGQQASQRSFRAVASLSSPSVADAPAPSRARGSMTPRSLNDSRRSASPLQRRNYQVSVTSHATTAVEPFRLSTECRSTIRRTASPCCASRNPLAEVPAQELQRVINLPRQVHTAPGISRLDITFEEDAKELYRQTHLVDPLLLRRPGRRQFYIPEQADLFGMYPEPLMTMDEDGNEVIAHLAPIPIQGQRCVQPKRRSSAVSPKSSADHDTSDKSASPPPMAPAPSVQRGKATGTDAPEGRNGEGAVVRPGRSLSSFVAGYGEEAAAKGSGGLTPPRRRVISEITASYRRNMAANTGLTGHSRRESLRPNCLPLPGGPETASPASVRLLSPDVMMAVVVSQTPSPFAPMQPTPSSDTSNVMQTSNSDHEYAQSIAARPATAVVPLQDQHQQQQQRRNDVVVLSKVEEYSRRVQSVTSITIPARTFPVTAEVVLQPSLAARAGNHCSHSQGISMPVKPAVVAPSTRVSTSTAVQLDATSMATERRSRRARGHEGAENGAEKAPASSLAAIASPPNEAANRRSSSDRAGPSAAPVAAGAPREPKKTPRDSHRSSATSKSASLPRQAEQLQPAESEALAATASQPTAPTPKTAASRAAVDRSPELQILTARRHVDPSPVPISPLSESSSQPQRARQVMQGPKSTQEMWVSPAAAAASPSISSSDASPSLPPPLRAKPTATASSEPDKPSAPPKGNAAVQARRSSDRVVTSKDDDSCRQHSGSQGREFSTTEEAATEASATPDRCPRVSKRVSALSAISTSLVPSMSMSVTSPCVADYAADGHRGGFREAPLVSDNSTQTEFVFVLDNMQGRQVQQRQQEQLAMSLQLTQLQLQQRLLQMLDAGSYVPYASTTASTLQVLPSPQPDTSANTSPPMQRDQRAAGISTGISPTRQRRGYVVNNSKGVRDALWWAN, from the coding sequence ATGAACTTCACTGCCTCTGACAGAACTCGTCGCTCCGCAGCAGGGACCGACTCTTCCTCTGCACGTGGTCGCCATAATCGTTGCAGTAGCGCCAAcgcacgctgcagcggtgacgcTGAGTCATCCGAgcaccgcaccagcagctcgcgACGTCATCATCCTCAGCACCGCTACCAACGCCATCAACAACCGGACGATCGCGAGCTCAGCGAGAGCAGCTTGGCCACCTCCAGCCTCAAGGAGCGTCGAGGTTCACAGGCACAGGAGCCACAGCACCATTCGCTAGACGACACGTCGGCTCGGCGCCTCTCCAGCTCCCAGAGCTCGCGACTGCCACCCCGGAGACATGAGCAGCTTTCATTGACAGACGGATCTGGAGAGCGGCAGGGTTCATTCGCTGCAACGCCGCTTTCGAGCACCGCCAGTGAGATGATGCGAAGCAACAGTGAGTTAGCGAGGCCGAACAGCGTAGCGGCCGTGTTGGCGAAGGACTCAACACCGATCAGCAGTCGCAACGCTGCCGGATGCAccgcagtggcggcgacggcgccagcaCCATCGCCGTCCTCGTTTCGCcagtcgccaccgtcgtcaAACTTCTCAGCGGAGCCTCCAGCGGTGGAAAGCGGTAATGCTGTGTAcagcatcgcctccgcctcgcagTCGTCAGCACACCAACCAGCCTCATCACAACTGGAGGCGGTCATCATACTCTCGTCGCCGACCGCGACTTCCCTGGTGTCGCTGGAAGCTTCCACCGCTCAACCCGACAGGAGCGTGCACTCCTGGCAGCAAAGCATCCGCCTGAGGGCAGAGAACCGGCCGCCATCGCTCACCTCCGCCGGCCGCTCGGACCACAGCACTGCACGGAGTgggccgccacctccaccagccCCGCGGCTGACGTCCTCCCATCGCCTCCACGCAGGCGTCGCAAATCTGGCGCTGTCCTCATCGTCCGCCTCGGTGCGGACGCACGCCAGTGAGGCGGCGTCGCAGACGAGCTCGAAACCGAAGAGGGCGTCAGAGGCCCCGAGTGTGTCCGGCGCCGATAAAGCGTGCAACGAGACCACGGAAGGTGCTGCCGACGGCGGCATCACCCCCGCGCTCCACCCATCTGCCGCAGCCTCGTCGGCTGGTGTGTCAGTCGTGGCAGATGCAGCCGTCACCACGCCTCAACCGCCGTCTGTGCGCTCACGCACATCGTCCACGGTGGTTGGGGTAGAGCGCAGGAGCGGCCCCTCAGTGTGCCCtgaaggaggggaagcgtCTAGCACGGCAAGGAGTGCGGCAAGCTCGgtgcaccagcagctcctgccgAGGGGTGACTCGTACCAGGAGAGCCAAAGCCGCCCtcgccacggcagcggtgcgcgtCTGCCGTCTCCAGCCTCGGCATCGCTCACGCCAGCGTCATCCgttgcctccacctcccccctcaagGCTTCAGGGCAGCAGGCCAGTCAACGCTCCTTTCGTGCGGTGGCGTCGCTATCGTCGCCATCCGTGGCTGATGCACCCGCACCGAGCAGAGCCCGTGGCTCTATGACTCCTCGATCCTTGAATGActcgcgccgcagcgcatcaccgttgcagcggcgcaacTACCAAGTGAGCGTCACCAGCCACGCCACGACAGCCGTTGAGCCCTTCCGCCTCAGCACGGAGTGCCGCAGCACAATCCGGCGTACGGCATCGCCTTGCTGCGCATCTCGAAACCCGCTTGCCGAGGTGCCTGCgcaagagctgcagcgggtaATAAACTTGCCGCGCCAGGTACACACCGCTCCCGGCATCTCGCGCCTGGACATCACCTTCGAGGAGGACGCGAAGGAGCTGTACAGGCAGACGCATCTTGTTGATCcactcctgctgcgccgccccgGGCGGCGCCAATTTTATATCCCTGAGCAGGCAGACCTGTTTGGGATGTACCCGGAGCCGCTGATGACAATGGACGAGGACGGCAACGAGGTCATCGCGCACCTCGCGCCGATCCCGATCCAAGGTCAGCGCTGCGTACAGCCGAAGCGGCGATCCAGCGCTGTGTCACCAAAGAGCAGCGCTGATCACGACACCAGCGACAAAtctgcgtcgccgccaccgatgGCCCCTGCCCCCAGCGTCCAGCGCGGGAAGGCTACCGGAACTGATGCACCGGAGGGCAGGAACGGCGAGGGGGCGGTGGTTCGCCCCGGCCGCAGTCTCTCCAGTTTCGTTGCCGGGTAcggtgaggaggcggcagcgaagggcAGTGGTGGACTCACACCGCCGCGTAGGCGCGTCATCAGCGAGATTACCGCGTCGTACCGACGTAACATGGCGGCCAACACGGGACTCACCGGCCATAGTCGGCGCGAGTCACTCAGGCCCAACTGTCTACCCTTACCGGGCGGCCCAGAGACGGCATCACCGGCATCGGTGAGGTTATTGTCGCCTGACGTGATGATGGCGGTAGTCGTCTCCCAGACCCCGAGTCCGTTTGCCCCCATGCAGCCCACGCCGTCCTCAGATACGAGTAATGTCATGCAAACCTCGAACAGTGACCACGAGTATGCGCAGTCGATAGCAGCGCGCCCGGCGACCGCAGTCGTACCGCTGCAGGatcagcatcagcagcagcagcagcgtagaAACGACGTAGTGGTGTTGAGTAAAGTTGAGGAGTACAGCCGCCGTGTGCAGTCGGTGACATCCATCACGATACCCGCGCGGACATTCCCCGTGACAGCGGAGGTTGTTCTTCAGCCCTCCTTGGCGGCTAGGGCAGGAAACCACTGCAGTCACAGCCAAGGCATCTCCATGCCAGTGAAACCGGCCGTGGTCGCACCATCGACGCGCGTCAGTACCAGCACTGCAGTGCAGCTCGATGCGACGTCCATGGCGACGGAGCGGCGAAGCCGTCGAGCGCGCGGCCATGAAGGAGCGGAGAACGGGGCAGAGAAGGCACCAGCGTCATCTTTGGCCGCcatcgcctctcctcccaaCGAGGCCGCCAATCGCAGGAGTAGCAGCGACAGGGCTGGCCCCAGCGCCgctcctgttgctgctggtgctccCAGAGAGCCGAAGAAGACACCAAGGGACTCGCACCGAAGCTCAGCAACCTCGAAGTCAGCTTCCCTGCCGCGGCAGGCGGAACAGCTTCAACCTGCTGAATCAGAGGCGCtggcagccaccgcctcacagccgaCGGCACCGACGCCCaagacggcggcgtcgcgggCCGCCGTAGATCGGTCACCTGAGCTGCAGATCCTGACGGCACGCCGACACGTAGACCCGAGTCCCGTACCGATATCCCCGCTGTCCGAGTCGtcgtcgcagccgcagcgcgcaAGACAGGTGATGCAGGGGCCCAAGTCGACGCAGGAGATGTGGGTGTcaccagccgcagcagcagcgtcgccgagcATCTCCTCATCTGACGCATCACCTTCCCTGCCCCCACCGCTACGAGCCAAGCcgacagcaacagccagCAGTGAACCCGACAAGCCATCAGCACCACCCAAAGGCAatgctgctgtgcaggcacggcgcagcagcgatagGGTAGTCACGTCGAAGGATGACGATAGCTGCCGccagcacagcggcagccaggGTCGCGAGTTCAGCAccacggaggaggcggcgacagAGGCATCTGCAACTCCGGATCGCTGTCCGCGGGTATCGAAGCGAGTGTCCGCGCTGTCGGCAATCTCGACGTCATTGGTGCCGTCGATGTCTATGTCGGTCACGTCCCCGTGCGTCGCTGACTACGCTGCCGATGGGCACCGCGGCGGCTTCCGCGAAGCCCCGCTCGTCTCCGATAACAGCACGCAGACGGAGTTCGTCTTTGTGCTGGACAACATGCAAGGCCGTCAGGTCCAACAGCGtcagcaagagcagctggCAATGAGTCTGCAactcacgcagctgcagctccaaCAGAGGCTACTGCAGATGCTTGACGCAGGCAGCTACGTTCCATacgcctccaccactgcctctACGCTGCAGGTGTTACCGAGTCCGCAGCCGGACACCTCAGCAAACACAAGTCCTCCAATGCAGCGAGATCAGCGCGCTGCTGGCATCTCAACCGGCATCTCCCCGACCCGCCAGCGGCGCGGCTACGTAGTGAACAACTCCAAAGGTGTGCGAGATGCGCTGTGGTGGGCAAACTAG
- a CDS encoding rhomboid-like protein (TriTrypDB/GeneDB-style sysID: LpmP.04.0800) — MAKTSSSLSAAHRCYGVARATRAARTPKNSKEGSGQLQGVNHLERYKGEEEDEQKGGGGNEQEDPFHRSSGPGYLPFPPPFHTINVVMILFLANVLCYLIMNFGNDDWRDFVVEHFTLSHENWTRIYPLFTNAFYQENILQLLIDCWLLWQFGDTMLGFLGNTRMTFFALLCTLGGSAIHVARQQFELYYGMDELEVRGRCYGPNPFIMGLVAIEGLIFRHLNFIQQPPIPFLVLTAFVMVIDVWRIFTTKPEEHGAATGGALMAYLFWALPTRMLGLDKLTATL; from the coding sequence ATGGCGAAGACGTCCTCATCGCTTTCTgccgcgcaccgctgctacGGCGTCGCCAGAGCTACCCGCGCTGCGCGCACCCCCAAGAACAGCAAGGAAGGAAGCGGTCAGCTGCAGGGTGTCAACCACCTCGAACGCTacaagggagaggaagaggacgagcagaagggtgggggtggcaaCGAGCAGGAGGACCCATTCCACAGGAGCTCTGGCCCCGGCTACCTGCCCTTCCCCCCGCCCTTCCACACCATCAACGTTGTCATGATTCTCTTCCTCGCGAATGTGCTGTGCTACCTCATCATGAACTTCGGCAATGACGACTGGCGTGACTTTGTGGTAGAGCATTTCACACTGTCACACGAAAACTGGACGCGCATCTACCCCCTCTTCACCAACGCCTTCTACCAAGAGAAcatcctccagctgctcatTGACTGCTGGCTGCTCTGGCAGTTTGGCGACACAATGCTGGGATTCCTCGGCAACACGCGCATGACCTTCTTCGCGCTGCTCTGCACGctcggtggcagcgccatccacgtggcgcggcagcagttTGAGCTTTACTACGGAATGGACGAGCTGGAGGTAcgcggccgctgctacgGCCCAAACCCGTTCATCATGGGCCTCGTGGCGATTGAGGGCCTCATTTTCCGCCATCTTAACTTCATCCAGCAGCCCCCGATCCCCTTCCTCGTGCTGACGGCGTTCGTTATGGTGATTGACGTCTGGCGCATCTTTACAACTAAGCCGGAGGagcacggcgctgccaccggcgGTGCTCTCATGGCATACCTCTTCTGGGCCCTGCCGACTCGTATGCTGGGGCTCGACAAGCTGACTGCCACGCTTTGA
- a CDS encoding tyrosine phospatase-like protein (TriTrypDB/GeneDB-style sysID: LpmP.04.0790), with protein MSSPPVQQHSMWTRRGNNKHDPAAALFEEMSHAARTGGCAGALQASSPVATPLTHGQHLRGGRYGSAIAEASTSQPPFSTGLSPQAATTATTASLPSSGHRSLPLVPPAPLFPTSSAAAPYFYVRPLGSRQAAVGQHYLNRQSRGGSDLVVATQTTHAWGPLTPSSACSSPSSRCNSLPGFANVVHCGAPLNIESGTGHNSPASPSALSQSFGVPTGLGNGVGSGAQGGSHLVTPTATRDTSAAAAAAPVAAPVYVWHNSSSMAGAAPWLRLRRPASVAASPTTSPCAPATCVGGRRGSAATAAAGSGVRTPQNPVSSGAGMLALPPHPSNLLALPEHAHFSTVFGAADEDTTQQSPRLSLTGKDAGGGSVPAMTRAHSYSHQQQQLLSDLLSGVGGASCTLSAPLPLTLVPPLRFARVEAGVYRGAYPVLRNFPYIRRLRLRTIVSLIPEPPTYDLKCFAEAEHIQLHHIQAERAKGEVQLLPSELSEALQLIINKEMHPLYIHCLDGRYVTGLIIMVLRKLLQWDAKVAHAEFQRFTREVQDEVAFIADYTGPLLVPPHLPAWLWGGSLYDAATGQQKRLPSTIRLRLATAVSSGAAATAGGVDAAPGAGLGRVSVSLSGGASSAVGAAPVNSPLGTTSAAVSHNPKGTMRGTSGDLRPQAAAPWMHVPQAELVAADGQHYINVERLPVAQAASGSPPGAAGPMWISLMEPSSIPSTGPASGDALLQHQRRLPSSSNSNTTPSKGPSASGLLEGRVSALLWTSGAVAPSAAVGGSGGIPGGGRVSGSSAGSSGGSSAAAAGSSANSGGGAMMGVSGPAATSPSSAARAPKRSHSC; from the coding sequence ATGAGCTCTCCGCCAGTCCAGCAGCACTCGATGTGGACGCGCCGAGGGAACAACAAACATGaccccgccgctgctctctttgAGGAGATGAGCCATGCAGCGCGGACAGGGGGCTGCGCGGGTGCTTTGCAAGCGTCTTCGCCCGTGGCGACACCGCTGACGCACGGGCAGCACTTACGTGGCGGTCGCTACGGCAGTGCCATTGCTGAGGCCTCGACGTCTCAACCTCCATTCAGCACAGGCCTGTCGCCGCAGGCAGCTACAACAGCCACGACAGCCTCGTTACCCAGCAGCGGTCACAGGTCGCTGCCATTAGTGCCGCCGgcccccctcttcccgaCGTCGTCCGCGGCGGCCCCGTACTTCTACGTACGCCCCCTTGGTTCTcggcaggcggcggtgggccaGCACTACTTGAATCGCCAGAGTCGTGGTGGCAGTGATCTGGTAGTGGCAACACAGACGACACACGCATGGGGCCCACTGACGCCATCCTCAGCGTGCTCGTCCCCGTCGTCCCGGTGCAACTCGCTGCCAGGCTTTGCGAATGTCGTTCACTGCGGTGCCCCGCTCAACATTGAAAGCGGCACGGGGCACAATAGCCCAGCCTCTCCGTCAGCGCTGTCGCAGTCCTTCGGCGTTCCCACTGGGCTCGGCAACGGCGTTGGAAGCGGCGCACAAGGGGGATCGCATCTAGTGACGCCCACTGCCACGCGTGacacctccgctgctgctgctgctgcgccggtAGCAGCACCCGTGTACGTGTGGCATAACTCGAGCTCGAtggcaggagcagcgccatggCTGCGCTTGCGTCGGCCCGCCAGCGTTGCTGCCTCACCGACGACGTCGCCGTGCGCCCCTGCAACCTGTGTAGGAGGGCGGCGGGGAtcggcggcaacagcggcggccggcagcggcgtgagGACGCCACAGAATCCAGTCAGTAGCGGCGCAGGCATGCTGGCGTTGCCGCCGCACCCCAGTAACCTACTGGCGCTGCCCGAACACGCGCACTTCAGCACCGTCTTTGGGGCAGCTGACGAGGATACCACCCAGCAGAGCCCTAGACTCAGCCTAACGGGGAAagacgctggtggtggtagtgtgCCCGCCATGACAAGAGCTCACTCATACTCgcaccagcaacagcagcttcTCAGCGATCTTCTCTCcggtgtcggcggcgctTCGTGCACGCTGTCTGCGCCCCTGCCTCTTACCCTTGTCCCGCCACTGCGCTTTGCACGCGTGGAGGCTGGTGTGTACCGCGGCGCCTACCCCGTCCTGCGCAACTTTCCATATATCCGGCGGCTGCGTCTGCGCACGATTGTGTCGCTCATTCCCGAGCCTCCCACGTACGATCTCAAGTGCTttgcggaggcggagcacATCCAGCTGCATCACATCCAAGCCGAACGCGCCAAGggcgaggtgcagctgctgccgtcggagctgagcgaggcgctgcagctcattaTTAACAAGGAAATGCACCCTCTGTACATCCACTGTCTCGATGGCCGGTACGTCACCGGTCTCATCATCatggtgctgcgcaagctgctgcagtgggaTGCAAAAGTCGCCCACGCCGAGTTTCAGCGCTTCACCCGCGAGGTGCAGGATGAGGTGGCGTTTATTGCCGACTATACCGGCCCTCTCCTTGTACCGCCACACTTGCCGGCGTGGCTCTGGGGTGGGTCCCTCTATGACGCTGCCACTGGCCAGCAGAAGCGCCTGCCTTCAACGATACGTCTGCGCCTAGCCACCGCGGTCTCCAGCGgagccgcagccacagcgggAGGTGTGGACGCAGCACCTGGTGCTGGCCTTGGTCGAGTTTCTGTGTCCCTGTCTGGGGGCGCATCATCGGCCGTCGGCGCTGCACCCGTGAATAGTCCCCTGGGCACCACGAGCGCTGCCGTGAGCCACAACCCGAAGGGAACAATGCGCGGCACTAGTGGAGATCTCCGTCCACAGGCTGCCGCACCGTGGATGCATGTGCCGCAAGCGGAGCTGGTGGCTGCAGACGGGCAACATTATATCAATGTTGAGCGTCTTCCTGTCGCACAGGCGGCAAGCGGCAGCCCACCGGGCGCTGCGGGGCCGATGTGGATTTCGTTGATGGAGCCCTCATCCATCCCAAGCACCGGCCCTGCGTCTggggatgcgctgctgcagcatcaACGGcggttgccctcctcctccaacagcaacaccacACCGAGCAAGGGCCCTAGCGCCAGTGGGCTGTTGGAGGGTCGCGTGAGCGCGCTTCTCTGGACGTCGGGGGCGGTAGCCCCGTCAGCGGCggtcggcggcagcggcggtatCCCTGGGGGTGGCCGCGTGAGTGGTAGCTCAGCCGGTAGTAGTGGAGgaagcagtgctgcggctgctggtaGCAGCGCGaacagcggcggaggagcgaTGATGGGAGTCAGTGGCCCAGCTGCTACCTCGCCATCGTCCGCGGCGCGAGCGCCGAAGCGTAGCCACTCTTGCTAA
- a CDS encoding hypothetical protein (TriTrypDB/GeneDB-style sysID: LpmP.04.0810): MMRMHPHQNPPTRRECVCAWANKYTGVFRFTLLPRAHMFRLLRRSVSSPGGTPGATVVASSVPTSLYPAALLRRHIHLTPSVLASTAPSREQEQQQQSTSAAAPANTVTSTTAIAPGPYRRVGNVFIVSCVDHPFKFSWEVNRMLRELRLEFMGQTTIVPDIPQVRKRLWRVRHVVRIDQLDLDEAKALIGVPEHISFRDLAAQIPPTFGRGGSVANPHMRSKMNFMRLRRMRLRDVMHRDQLEKRLLEEKRHALQQQSGGAEANTA; the protein is encoded by the coding sequence ATGATGCGAATGCACCCACACCAAAATCCACCCACGCGCagagagtgcgtgtgtgcgtgggcaaACAAATACACCGGTGTGTTTCGATTTACTTTGCTGCCACGCGCCCACATGTTTCGGCTCCTTCGACGCTCCGTCAGCTCACCTGGTGGGACACCAGGCGCTACAGTAGTCGCATCCTCGGTGCCGACGAGTCTCTACCCTGCTGCATTGCTCCGTCGTCATATTCACCTGACGCCGTCCGTGTTAGCCTCTACGGCGCCGTCGCgggagcaggagcagcagcagcaatccACTTCCGCCGCGGCACCCGCAAATACTGTCACGTCGACGACGGCCATCGCGCCTGGGCCCTACCGCCGCGTCGGTAATGTGTTCATTGTTTCATGCGTTGACCACCCCTTCAAATTTTCATGGGAGGTGAACCgcatgctgcgcgagctcCGCCTGGAGTTCATGGGGCAGACAACCATCGTGCCGGACATTCCTCAGGTGCGGAAGCGACTGTGGCGGGTGCGCCACGTCGTCCGCATCGACCAGCTCGACCTTGATGAAGCAAAGGCGCTCATCGGGGTGCCGGAGCACATTTCGTTTCGCGATTTGGCTGCGCAGATCCCACCAACTTTCGGTCGCGGCGGCTCCGTCGCCAACccgcacatgcgcagcaAGATGAACTTTATGCGACTGCGGCGAATGCGACTGCGTGACGTGATGCACCGTGATCAGCTCGAGAAGCGGCTCCTCGAGGAGAAGCGtcacgcactgcagcagcaaagtGGCGGAGCAGAAGCAAACACTGCGTAG